The proteins below come from a single Halobacillus salinarum genomic window:
- a CDS encoding GNAT family N-acetyltransferase yields MEVVQYCNPQEFADIIEPLLMEKEAANNLPLGIIDRLVKGTFKQDEVFMYVIKEKGEPVYMTMRTPPHLWILPDVPSLKIEHIEALTHHFWKRSLEVPGVIGEEQGIQWFLDSWKSLTGQEAELQMHQAVYQLDTLLAKPEGNGNLVTAAKEHHSLLTGWLVQFEQETGISLHQEASEVAEQWIEDQRVYLWVVDGEAVSMAARARTTPHGVTVNGVFTPDEKKRNGYATRAVWELTDLLLKKGYQFCALYTDLSNPTSNAIYKKIGYQWIGNSKVYHFV; encoded by the coding sequence ATGGAAGTCGTTCAATACTGCAATCCTCAGGAATTTGCTGACATCATCGAGCCGTTACTTATGGAAAAGGAAGCGGCCAATAACCTGCCTCTTGGCATTATTGATCGATTAGTAAAAGGGACTTTTAAACAGGATGAGGTATTTATGTACGTAATCAAGGAAAAAGGCGAACCTGTTTATATGACGATGAGGACGCCTCCCCATCTTTGGATTCTTCCAGATGTACCCTCCCTGAAAATCGAGCACATCGAAGCGCTGACTCATCATTTTTGGAAGCGCTCCCTGGAGGTGCCCGGGGTAATTGGGGAAGAACAAGGAATTCAATGGTTTCTTGATAGCTGGAAAAGCTTGACCGGTCAGGAGGCAGAGCTCCAGATGCATCAAGCAGTCTACCAGCTGGATACGTTATTGGCAAAACCAGAGGGAAATGGGAATTTAGTCACTGCTGCTAAGGAGCACCATTCACTGTTAACGGGCTGGCTGGTCCAATTTGAGCAGGAAACAGGTATATCGCTTCATCAGGAAGCAAGCGAAGTAGCAGAGCAATGGATCGAAGACCAGCGTGTGTACCTCTGGGTCGTTGACGGTGAAGCTGTATCCATGGCGGCAAGGGCAAGAACGACCCCTCATGGCGTAACCGTTAACGGAGTGTTCACTCCGGATGAAAAGAAAAGAAATGGGTATGCAACGAGGGCGGTATGGGAGCTCACTGATTTACTTTTGAAAAAAGGCTATCAATTCTGTGCATTGTATACGGATCTTTCGAATCCAACCTCAAATGCGATTTATAAAAAAATCGGGTACCAATGGATAGGAAATTCAAAGGTTTATCATTTTGTTTAA
- a CDS encoding SE1561 family protein — protein MGKASNNPGDQFHYIKNRIQMLNQVVSTMDPDQVDMNDFTRVLEMIQQLQVKMERFKKDWESES, from the coding sequence ATGGGGAAAGCTTCGAATAACCCAGGCGATCAATTTCACTATATAAAAAATCGAATTCAAATGCTGAACCAGGTGGTCTCAACCATGGATCCGGATCAAGTGGATATGAATGATTTTACGAGAGTGCTGGAAATGATTCAGCAGCTTCAAGTAAAGATGGAACGTTTTAAAAAGGACTGGGAAAGTGAGTCATAG
- the pepT gene encoding peptidase T, protein MKQQLLERFTSYVKVNTQSNEAVETTPSTSGQLELAEQLVEELKEIGMEEVEMDQYGYVMATLPANTEKSVPVIGFLAHIDTATDFTGEHVNPQVVENYDGGDIALNDAVILSPADFPELKNYKGHTLVTTDGTTLLGADNKAGITEIMTAMDYLLHHPEIKHGKIRVAFTPDEEIGRGPHKFDVGRFNASYAYTVDGGPLGELQYESFNAASAHITFKGNSVHPGTAKGKMVNAAKLAMEFNEALPKQQAPEHTAGYEGFYHLHSIKGDVEEAKLDYLIRDHDKEEFEKRKQTLQDLTAKIDRQYEKASVTIEVNDQYYNMGDKIKPVKEIVDMAYEAMEKLDIKPVVQPIRGGTDGSQLSYMGLPTPNIFTGGENFHGKYEYISLDNMEQAAKVIVEITRLFEEKA, encoded by the coding sequence ATGAAACAGCAGCTACTCGAAAGATTTACTTCCTACGTTAAAGTCAATACTCAATCAAATGAAGCAGTGGAGACCACTCCTTCCACCAGCGGCCAGCTCGAATTGGCAGAGCAGCTTGTAGAAGAATTGAAAGAAATAGGGATGGAAGAGGTGGAAATGGACCAATACGGCTACGTAATGGCTACTCTCCCCGCTAATACTGAAAAGAGTGTCCCGGTCATTGGCTTTTTAGCCCACATCGATACTGCGACAGACTTTACCGGTGAACATGTGAATCCGCAAGTGGTGGAAAATTATGATGGCGGCGACATTGCGTTAAATGATGCTGTCATCTTATCTCCTGCTGATTTTCCAGAGCTCAAGAATTATAAAGGGCATACGCTTGTCACGACGGACGGGACGACCTTACTAGGAGCAGACAACAAAGCAGGAATCACGGAGATTATGACAGCTATGGACTATTTACTGCATCATCCCGAAATAAAACATGGAAAGATTCGTGTAGCTTTTACACCAGACGAAGAAATTGGCAGAGGCCCTCACAAATTTGACGTCGGCCGTTTTAACGCTTCGTACGCTTACACGGTTGACGGGGGACCGCTTGGAGAACTGCAGTATGAAAGCTTTAATGCTGCTTCAGCCCATATCACTTTTAAAGGAAATAGCGTACACCCGGGGACGGCCAAAGGAAAAATGGTCAATGCGGCTAAGCTGGCCATGGAGTTTAATGAAGCCCTCCCAAAACAGCAGGCGCCAGAGCATACAGCAGGGTATGAAGGGTTCTATCATCTGCATTCCATCAAAGGAGACGTAGAAGAGGCCAAGCTGGATTACTTAATCCGGGATCATGACAAAGAAGAATTTGAAAAAAGGAAACAGACGCTGCAGGACTTGACTGCAAAAATCGATCGTCAATATGAAAAAGCCAGTGTGACGATAGAAGTGAACGATCAATATTACAATATGGGCGACAAGATTAAGCCGGTGAAAGAAATCGTAGATATGGCTTATGAAGCGATGGAGAAGCTCGATATTAAGCCGGTTGTCCAGCCGATCAGGGGAGGCACCGATGGTTCACAGCTTTCTTATATGGGACTTCCTACGCCGAATATTTTCACAGGTGGGGAGAATTTCCACGGTAAATATGAGTACATTTCCTTGGATAACATGGAGCAGGCTGCAAAAGTAATCGTAGAGATTACGCGTCTTTTTGAAGAAAAAGCTTAA
- a CDS encoding SE1832 family protein, which translates to MNKKEIEDQITFLKSDYIRIQGDLDKLEASGANVQNAEDQLARIEKELKDLKKELAQAKS; encoded by the coding sequence GTGAATAAAAAAGAAATTGAAGACCAAATTACTTTTTTAAAATCGGATTACATCCGCATCCAAGGAGATCTTGATAAATTAGAGGCATCCGGAGCAAATGTGCAAAATGCAGAAGACCAGCTGGCCCGGATAGAAAAGGAATTAAAAGACTTAAAGAAGGAACTGGCTCAAGCAAAATCTTAA
- a CDS encoding TRAP transporter large permease — protein MVATLLIIMVVLLLLNFPMMIPLMAAPLIVMFIYFPNLDPMILMQQFSTGIEPYVLLAVPLFIFAADIMTTGKTSNRLLDFIGSFIGHVRGGYAVTTAAACTLFGAISGSTQATVVAIGKPMRQRLLKIGYKDSSAIALIINSSDVALLVPPSIGMIIYGLVSGTSVGDLFIAGIIPGIIVFASFAIYGVIHAKVADIPLAPKASWKERLRMTRRALLPLGFPIIIIGGIYSGIFSPTEAAGMSVLYAFLLEVVIYRSIHLKELPRIARSTGLVTSAVFVLVAGGQAFTWIISFARIPQMISEAVLGPNPTQVYVLLMVTIFFFIGCMFVDPIVVILVLTPIFYPAAVNAGVDPVHLGVVITFQAALGSATPPFGVDIFTASAVFNRPYLDVIRGTPPYIIMLVIISVLLIFFDQISLALL, from the coding sequence ATGGTCGCGACATTACTCATAATCATGGTGGTCCTGCTGTTATTGAACTTTCCTATGATGATACCGCTGATGGCGGCTCCATTAATCGTCATGTTCATTTATTTTCCTAACCTGGATCCCATGATTCTCATGCAACAGTTTTCTACCGGAATTGAGCCGTATGTTTTGCTGGCTGTTCCGTTATTTATCTTTGCAGCAGATATTATGACAACAGGTAAAACGTCCAACCGGCTCCTTGATTTTATTGGTTCTTTTATCGGGCACGTTCGAGGCGGATATGCAGTTACAACAGCTGCTGCCTGTACACTTTTTGGAGCCATTTCAGGTTCGACTCAGGCAACCGTGGTCGCGATTGGAAAACCAATGAGACAGCGCCTTTTGAAAATCGGCTATAAAGACTCATCAGCCATCGCGCTGATTATTAATTCCAGTGATGTAGCTTTACTTGTTCCGCCGAGTATCGGGATGATCATTTATGGTCTCGTTTCCGGTACGTCCGTAGGCGACCTTTTCATCGCCGGAATTATCCCAGGAATTATCGTATTTGCAAGCTTTGCTATTTATGGTGTCATTCATGCAAAAGTGGCGGACATACCGCTTGCCCCTAAAGCTTCCTGGAAGGAACGCTTAAGAATGACAAGAAGAGCGCTTTTGCCATTAGGGTTCCCTATCATTATCATCGGGGGGATCTACAGCGGAATTTTCAGTCCTACAGAAGCTGCGGGTATGTCTGTCTTGTACGCTTTTCTGCTTGAAGTAGTCATATACAGGTCTATTCATTTAAAGGAACTGCCCCGGATCGCTCGTTCTACCGGACTCGTCACTTCCGCTGTATTCGTGCTTGTCGCTGGCGGACAAGCATTCACGTGGATTATCTCATTTGCCCGCATTCCTCAAATGATTTCTGAAGCGGTACTTGGTCCCAATCCAACACAAGTCTATGTGCTGCTGATGGTGACGATTTTCTTCTTTATTGGCTGTATGTTTGTCGATCCAATTGTCGTGATTTTAGTGCTTACACCGATTTTCTACCCTGCGGCAGTGAATGCAGGGGTTGATCCCGTTCACTTAGGGGTGGTTATTACATTCCAGGCAGCGTTAGGGTCTGCGACTCCGCCGTTTGGTGTAGATATATTTACGGCGAGTGCCGTCTTTAACCGGCCATATCTGGATGTAATTAGAGGCACACCGCCTTACATTATCATGCTGGTGATTATTTCTGTCCTGCTCATTTTCTTTGATCAGATATCACTCGCACTACTGTAA
- a CDS encoding GNAT family N-acetyltransferase: MEYRKIKQAEAVQISQWKYPPPYDFYDITADEEDYQEFIDPRKRSEHTYSVFERGVIIGFLTAIPVDEGKVEIGLGMRPDLTGKGRGEEQLSSMLEFVKKEYDPHTVTLAVAKFNRRAITVYERAGFKKIETYPQKTNGGVYPFIRMNMHF; encoded by the coding sequence ATGGAATATAGAAAGATAAAACAGGCAGAAGCCGTGCAAATCTCCCAATGGAAGTATCCTCCTCCTTATGATTTTTATGACATAACCGCTGATGAAGAAGATTATCAGGAATTTATAGATCCCCGCAAGCGAAGTGAGCATACATACAGCGTTTTTGAAAGAGGGGTGATCATAGGTTTTCTCACGGCTATCCCGGTGGATGAAGGAAAAGTGGAGATCGGATTAGGGATGCGCCCGGATTTGACTGGAAAAGGACGAGGAGAGGAACAGCTGTCCTCGATGCTTGAATTTGTAAAAAAAGAATACGATCCTCATACTGTTACCTTGGCCGTAGCAAAATTTAACAGGCGTGCAATCACTGTATATGAACGTGCCGGTTTTAAGAAGATAGAGACTTACCCTCAGAAGACCAATGGCGGTGTCTATCCGTTTATTAGGATGAACATGCACTTTTAA
- a CDS encoding DctP family TRAP transporter solute-binding subunit, with the protein MSLVLSACGQKDEGSTDTGSNGETYNWKFVTEEVKGQVQYEYAEEFAKRMKEKSDGKVNITVYEFGGLGSEVDQVEQLQNGAVEMAVMSPGFTGNMVKEGQIFALHFLFPESVEKTQQILNESEALNTDLRNKYEEHSITPLSFWTEGAMEWTSSKKISKPSDFNNFKMRTQTSPLILKSYKAYGADPTPMSWSELYTALDRGTVEGQENPIFFIGDASFNEVQDYMTLSNHNNYVAMTTVNKDWYEGLSGDIKSMVDETTKEMQDWVFKEQKKQNEEWLEKIKNDKENPTEIVELTDEQREAFKEKAMPVRDFYRNEVSTVDGKILDKLQKEIKDAQ; encoded by the coding sequence ATGAGCTTAGTGCTTTCTGCCTGTGGTCAAAAAGATGAAGGGTCAACGGATACTGGCAGTAATGGAGAAACGTATAACTGGAAATTTGTCACGGAAGAAGTGAAAGGCCAGGTTCAATACGAATATGCTGAGGAGTTTGCTAAACGTATGAAAGAGAAATCTGACGGCAAAGTCAATATTACCGTCTATGAGTTCGGTGGTCTTGGCAGTGAAGTGGACCAGGTGGAACAGCTTCAAAATGGCGCTGTTGAAATGGCGGTTATGTCTCCTGGGTTTACAGGAAACATGGTGAAGGAAGGACAGATTTTCGCTTTACATTTCCTATTCCCTGAGAGTGTAGAAAAAACGCAGCAGATTTTAAATGAAAGTGAAGCCCTTAATACTGACTTGCGTAACAAATACGAAGAGCACAGTATTACACCGCTGTCTTTCTGGACAGAAGGTGCCATGGAATGGACATCCAGTAAGAAGATTTCCAAGCCATCTGATTTCAATAACTTTAAAATGCGTACACAAACGTCTCCGTTAATTTTGAAGTCCTATAAAGCTTACGGAGCAGACCCAACACCGATGAGCTGGTCAGAGCTTTATACTGCACTGGATCGCGGAACCGTAGAAGGTCAGGAAAACCCGATTTTCTTTATTGGCGATGCTTCCTTCAACGAAGTGCAGGACTATATGACTTTATCTAACCACAATAACTATGTGGCGATGACTACGGTGAATAAAGACTGGTATGAAGGTCTTTCCGGAGACATTAAAAGCATGGTAGATGAAACGACAAAAGAAATGCAGGACTGGGTGTTTAAAGAACAGAAGAAACAAAACGAGGAATGGCTTGAAAAGATTAAAAACGATAAAGAAAACCCGACAGAAATTGTAGAATTGACGGACGAACAACGTGAAGCCTTTAAAGAAAAAGCAATGCCTGTCCGCGATTTCTACCGTAATGAAGTATCAACCGTGGATGGAAAAATCCTCGATAAGCTTCAAAAAGAAATTAAAGACGCACAATAA
- a CDS encoding cation:proton antiporter, whose product MIDSILLQFMLIGLLGIGSQWVAWRYRLPAIVIMSIVGLLAGPVFGLINPEQDFGDLYRPIISLAVAVILFEGSLNLDFKEVRGLGKPVFRIVTFGAFLGWILGALAAHYVAGLTWAVAFVIGGLFIVTGPTVILPLLRQAKLKPRPAKILKWEGIIVDPIGALLAVFAFEIIKFLMDNSGNPAQLLSFLAASVFAVFLGWGCGKGTGWMFESGYVPEFLKSPVVFSVVIACFTIADEITHETGLLSVTAMGMTLANMHISSIDDMRHFKENISLLLISTIFVMLTASLTQDVLMQIFHFRTIGFVLLMLLFVRPLSIFLSTWGTDLSKAEKLLVGWIAPRGIVALTVASYFANVFGEAGFQDARILTSLTFALVFTTVVAHGFSIGWLSRKLGLSNEGPPGVLISGGSQFATGLARTFEELNVPVLVADSSWERLSKVRASGVKTYHGEILSEQTEYSLDMTPYQYLIAATELDSYNALVCTTFVPAFGRNNLFQLSLNNDEGDNLENLVHTIGGRVLFKEGVSWEKLNSMVEHGYVFRKTNITDQYTFEQYLENINDSALLVCVKKPSGAIEFFSHEQAMRAEKGDVVVSLTPPSKEFEKIQEKLEEQRNGQNKKKEA is encoded by the coding sequence ATGATAGATTCGATCCTGCTTCAATTTATGTTAATCGGATTGCTGGGCATAGGCTCGCAGTGGGTCGCCTGGCGTTACCGTCTGCCGGCTATCGTCATTATGTCGATTGTCGGCTTGCTTGCCGGTCCGGTTTTTGGCCTGATCAATCCAGAACAGGATTTTGGAGATCTTTACCGCCCGATTATTTCTTTAGCCGTTGCCGTCATCCTTTTTGAAGGAAGTCTTAATCTCGATTTTAAAGAAGTTCGCGGCCTTGGAAAGCCGGTTTTTAGGATCGTTACCTTTGGGGCCTTCCTCGGCTGGATTCTCGGTGCGCTTGCGGCTCACTACGTAGCTGGTTTAACCTGGGCTGTTGCGTTTGTCATCGGCGGCCTGTTTATCGTAACCGGTCCGACGGTCATTCTGCCGCTGCTGCGTCAGGCAAAGCTTAAGCCGCGCCCGGCAAAAATTCTTAAATGGGAAGGCATTATCGTTGACCCTATTGGGGCTTTGCTTGCGGTTTTTGCCTTTGAAATCATAAAGTTTTTAATGGATAATTCTGGTAACCCGGCACAACTGCTATCTTTCCTGGCAGCTTCTGTCTTTGCGGTGTTTTTAGGCTGGGGCTGTGGAAAAGGAACAGGCTGGATGTTTGAGTCCGGCTATGTACCGGAATTTCTCAAATCGCCGGTAGTATTCAGCGTAGTCATTGCTTGTTTTACGATTGCAGACGAAATCACACATGAAACGGGTCTGTTATCCGTAACGGCAATGGGAATGACGCTTGCCAACATGCATATTTCTTCGATTGATGATATGAGGCACTTTAAAGAAAATATATCTTTACTGCTCATCTCGACAATTTTTGTCATGCTGACCGCATCATTAACCCAGGATGTTTTGATGCAGATTTTTCACTTCCGAACTATCGGCTTTGTTCTGCTTATGCTGCTTTTCGTCCGGCCGCTATCTATATTCCTATCCACTTGGGGCACAGACTTGTCCAAAGCGGAGAAGCTGCTCGTGGGCTGGATAGCTCCGCGGGGAATTGTTGCTTTAACAGTAGCCAGTTATTTTGCCAATGTGTTTGGGGAAGCCGGTTTTCAAGATGCAAGAATTTTAACTTCGCTGACGTTCGCTCTTGTATTTACTACCGTTGTCGCCCACGGGTTTTCAATCGGGTGGCTGTCAAGGAAGCTGGGCTTGTCCAATGAGGGACCGCCTGGAGTGCTTATTTCCGGTGGAAGTCAGTTTGCTACAGGGCTGGCCAGGACCTTTGAAGAGCTGAACGTTCCTGTGCTTGTTGCGGATTCATCTTGGGAACGTCTTTCCAAGGTAAGGGCATCAGGAGTGAAAACCTATCATGGAGAGATTCTTTCAGAACAGACAGAGTACTCGCTTGATATGACGCCTTACCAATACTTGATTGCTGCGACAGAACTGGATTCTTACAATGCGCTTGTCTGCACGACTTTTGTTCCGGCATTTGGCCGTAACAACTTGTTTCAACTGAGTTTGAATAACGATGAAGGTGATAATCTTGAGAACCTCGTTCATACGATTGGCGGAAGAGTGTTGTTTAAGGAAGGGGTTTCTTGGGAGAAACTTAATTCCATGGTAGAGCATGGTTATGTATTTAGAAAGACGAATATTACGGACCAGTACACCTTCGAACAGTATTTAGAAAATATCAATGATAGTGCGCTGCTCGTATGTGTAAAGAAACCATCTGGAGCTATTGAATTCTTCAGCCATGAACAGGCGATGAGAGCTGAAAAAGGAGACGTAGTTGTCTCTCTTACACCACCTAGCAAAGAGTTCGAAAAAATACAGGAAAAACTGGAAGAGCAGCGGAATGGTCAAAATAAGAAAAAGGAAGCTTGA
- a CDS encoding TRAP transporter small permease yields MDKIILKLEEFILSYAVIIIALMVVGKAVSRALFSYSPPFADEVSQICIVIATFMGISFAARKGRHISMSAFYDLAPFKVRKAFMIFIPVISAIFMFVLTYFSYLYVMDVYESGRVTPALQMPSYYLYIFIPIGFLLGGIQFLRNAWINISKRDAVYLGTDAKDYNDEDHRDVSEEIHL; encoded by the coding sequence TTGGACAAGATTATTCTTAAGCTCGAAGAATTCATTTTGAGCTACGCAGTCATCATCATCGCATTAATGGTTGTAGGGAAAGCTGTATCAAGGGCTCTGTTTAGTTATTCGCCGCCCTTTGCAGATGAAGTCAGTCAAATCTGTATTGTGATTGCCACTTTTATGGGAATCAGCTTTGCCGCGAGAAAAGGAAGACATATCAGTATGTCAGCTTTTTATGACCTTGCCCCCTTTAAAGTGAGGAAGGCTTTTATGATTTTCATCCCGGTCATATCGGCGATATTTATGTTTGTACTTACTTATTTTTCATATTTATACGTGATGGATGTGTATGAATCAGGCCGCGTGACTCCAGCGTTACAAATGCCGTCTTATTATTTATACATTTTCATCCCGATCGGATTTCTGCTCGGAGGCATTCAGTTTCTCAGAAATGCGTGGATTAATATCAGCAAACGGGATGCCGTTTATCTCGGGACAGATGCTAAAGATTATAACGATGAAGACCACCGCGACGTAAGCGAAGAAATTCATCTTTAA
- a CDS encoding OsmC family protein: MALHHFYLKASWPGGRNEVGTIEADKLKTNISIPKEMDGPDIGTNPDEMLLGAAATCYIITLAAMIERAGLPLKGMEMDSEGIVDVTKGVFTYEKIIHKPRVVLTSEAKKEHLDKLNTLVEKAETSCMISKAVQGNVALELQADTSIG; this comes from the coding sequence ATGGCATTGCACCATTTCTATTTAAAGGCAAGCTGGCCGGGAGGACGAAATGAAGTAGGGACAATCGAGGCAGATAAGCTGAAAACGAACATCTCAATTCCTAAAGAGATGGACGGTCCGGATATCGGTACAAATCCAGATGAGATGCTGCTTGGGGCAGCGGCAACCTGCTACATCATTACGTTAGCAGCAATGATTGAACGTGCCGGTTTACCATTGAAGGGAATGGAGATGGATTCTGAAGGCATCGTTGACGTGACCAAAGGAGTATTTACGTACGAAAAAATCATCCATAAGCCACGTGTTGTCTTAACCAGTGAGGCGAAGAAAGAGCATCTGGATAAGCTGAATACACTCGTGGAAAAAGCAGAGACGAGCTGCATGATATCAAAGGCTGTCCAGGGAAACGTAGCTTTAGAATTACAAGCGGATACAAGCATAGGCTGA
- a CDS encoding TerC family protein, with translation MDAQLLIEYGWVLLVLVGLEGILAADNALVLAIMVKHLPEEKRKKALFYGLFGAFILRFGSLFIISFLVDVWQVQALGAAYLLFISVKHLYDKWKVRNKDASDPEEEEEDSRGKGFWATVFKVELADLAFAVDSILAAVALAVSLPETNLPSVGSLDGAQFMVILAGGMIGIIIMRFAANIFVKLLHSRPGLEVAAFVIVGWVGVKLVVSTLAHPNVHIIDEHFAHSALWKIIFYVVLVVIAALGWFLSSKKEEAQS, from the coding sequence ATGGATGCACAATTGCTGATTGAATATGGCTGGGTATTACTCGTACTTGTAGGACTGGAAGGGATTTTAGCAGCGGATAACGCTTTGGTGCTTGCCATCATGGTCAAGCATCTGCCTGAAGAAAAGAGGAAAAAAGCGCTCTTCTATGGATTGTTCGGTGCCTTTATCCTTCGGTTTGGTTCGTTGTTTATCATTTCCTTCCTTGTCGACGTATGGCAGGTACAGGCACTCGGGGCCGCATATCTCCTGTTTATTTCCGTGAAGCACCTTTATGACAAGTGGAAAGTTCGGAACAAGGACGCCAGTGATCCTGAAGAAGAAGAGGAAGATTCACGTGGAAAAGGATTTTGGGCAACCGTATTCAAGGTGGAGTTGGCGGATTTAGCTTTTGCTGTTGACTCTATATTAGCGGCAGTTGCTTTAGCCGTGTCCCTGCCGGAAACGAATCTTCCTAGTGTCGGAAGTCTTGACGGGGCACAGTTTATGGTCATTCTTGCAGGAGGAATGATTGGGATAATCATCATGCGGTTTGCAGCGAACATATTTGTCAAATTGCTTCATTCTCGTCCAGGACTTGAGGTTGCTGCATTTGTAATCGTCGGCTGGGTGGGAGTTAAGCTCGTTGTATCAACCCTGGCGCACCCGAATGTGCATATCATTGATGAGCACTTCGCGCATTCGGCCCTCTGGAAAATCATATTCTATGTTGTATTAGTCGTCATTGCCGCATTAGGCTGGTTTTTGTCCAGCAAAAAAGAAGAAGCTCAATCTTAA
- a CDS encoding AI-2E family transporter, translating to MSQLIHKRWFQTIITVILAALLIYMLHKISFFFQPIFTYIAAIAVPLIGGGILFYLSRPVLQWLERNKVPRVLAILVIFALFLLVGFLIVQYIAPIAQQQFTRLINNFPTMVDMFTDSINYWQQNQDIIPSQFDSALNNVVHNLQSYLENASKILINFISQLIGFVFALVLVPFFLFFMLKDGDKLVPFIKQFLNPRVGSSFEKLARSIDHTLHSFIIGQMTVSVVVGLLLLVGYLIIGLPYSLTLSLFAMFMNVIPFIGPFIAVIPAMLVGLFQDPMMAVYVAIIMVIAQQIEGNLVSPNVMGKALHIHPLTVITLILAAGSLAGFLGLIFAIPAYAVIKAIISHIYQEWLAHRATGEND from the coding sequence GTGTCGCAGTTGATTCATAAACGGTGGTTCCAAACTATTATAACAGTGATTCTCGCAGCATTGTTAATCTATATGCTTCATAAAATCAGCTTTTTCTTTCAGCCTATCTTTACCTATATTGCTGCCATTGCCGTTCCACTCATAGGAGGAGGAATACTTTTTTACCTCTCGCGGCCGGTCCTTCAGTGGCTGGAGAGAAACAAAGTCCCGCGTGTGCTGGCCATCCTGGTGATCTTTGCCTTGTTTCTTCTCGTCGGGTTTTTGATCGTACAGTACATTGCACCGATAGCCCAGCAGCAATTTACAAGACTTATCAATAATTTCCCTACGATGGTGGATATGTTCACCGACAGCATTAATTATTGGCAGCAGAATCAGGATATTATCCCGAGCCAATTTGATAGTGCATTGAATAACGTTGTTCATAACCTGCAAAGTTATTTGGAAAATGCATCGAAAATATTGATTAATTTTATCAGCCAGTTAATTGGGTTTGTCTTCGCCCTGGTGCTCGTTCCCTTCTTCTTGTTTTTCATGCTGAAGGACGGGGATAAGCTCGTTCCTTTTATTAAGCAGTTCCTAAACCCTCGAGTTGGCAGCAGCTTTGAGAAGCTTGCACGTTCCATTGACCATACGCTTCATTCATTTATTATCGGCCAGATGACCGTCAGTGTTGTCGTGGGACTGCTTTTACTCGTCGGTTACTTAATCATCGGGCTTCCGTACTCACTTACTCTGTCTCTGTTTGCGATGTTTATGAACGTGATCCCTTTTATCGGCCCATTCATCGCTGTCATTCCGGCGATGCTTGTCGGGTTATTCCAGGATCCTATGATGGCTGTGTACGTAGCTATTATTATGGTGATTGCCCAGCAGATCGAAGGGAACCTTGTCTCACCTAACGTGATGGGCAAAGCGCTTCATATCCATCCATTAACGGTTATTACTTTGATTCTTGCTGCTGGAAGTCTTGCAGGCTTTTTAGGCTTAATCTTTGCCATCCCCGCCTATGCTGTCATTAAGGCGATTATCAGCCATATTTATCAAGAATGGCTCGCCCACCGTGCGACAGGGGAAAATGACTAA